From a single Drosophila sulfurigaster albostrigata strain 15112-1811.04 chromosome 3, ASM2355843v2, whole genome shotgun sequence genomic region:
- the LOC133844219 gene encoding uncharacterized protein LOC133844219 has product MWLKLVQVLLGFLMLFDIANGRLLKFTNVKCMDLPTNAGITKYEYCRLKVVRRNHVELSLKVGLLKLPITNLTTRLQCFQRSDGYRPFMYNILFDFCKLMGARRYHISFERFIFDTIRKYSNFNHSCPWNEDYMSVEKFALDFTKVNMPVPAGVYRLDFTFYSYGRPLTLTQVFFEKIE; this is encoded by the exons ATGTGGCTGAAGTTAGTGCAAGTTCTACTCGGATTTCTCATGTTGTTTGACATTGCG AATGGACGTCTGCTGAAGTTCACGAATGTGAAGTGCATGGATCTGCCAACAAATGCGGGAATTACGAAGTACGAATATTGCCGCTTGAAGGTTGTCAGACGGAATCATGTGGAACTCTCGCTTAAAGTTGGATTGCTTAAATTACCCATCACAAATCTGACCACAAGGCTTCAATGTTTTCAACGCAGCGATGGATATCGTCCTTTCATGTATAATATTCTCTTTGATTTCTGCAAATTGATGGGCGCTCGACGTTATCATATTTCATTCGAGAGATTTATCTTTGATACCATACGCAAGTATAGCAACTTTAATCATAGTTGTCCTTGGAATGAG GACTATATGAGTGTGGAGAAGTTTGCTTTAGATTTTACCAAGGTGAATATGCCGGTTCCGGCAGGAGTTTATCGCCTCGACTTTACTTTCTACTCCTATGGCCGACCATTAACATTGACGCAAGTTTTCTTTGAGAAAATAGAATAA
- the LOC133843258 gene encoding small integral membrane protein 12-A, with protein sequence MWPVVMALLRRNAVYFTLPVAAVVGFIGYNLESILSDKYTPYSPSIQEVRAKRLTDDSLIENAANVEKLQLKSAVLERNLSPSLQPKA encoded by the exons ATGTGGCCTGTTGTAATGGCTCTTTTGCGGCGCAATGCTGTCTACTTTACGTTGCCGGTTGCAGCCGTTGTTGGTTTCATTGGCTACAACCTGGAAAGTATTTTATCCGATAAATACACACCATACAGCC CTTCTATCCAGGAAGTCCGCGCTAAGCGTTTAACTGACGACAGTTTAATAGAGAATGCCGCCAATGTGGAGAAATTGCAGTTGAAGAGCGCGGTACTGGAACGCAATTTGTCGCCGTCTTTGCAGCCAAAAGCGTGA
- the LOC133843253 gene encoding F-box/LRR-repeat protein 20, protein MFARSGISASPNGGSGAGGGGGRGSSSEGSGSSSGGGAAGSIELLCPPSGSSSISGSGSFSSSGASTTATNSTSVSLSVPPTSTPAAAAAAENSSESNNNANANRNLSLQLSNNNNNTNNNNNNNSNHNNNHYHGGSTNLISGICSSIWRTATFGSAAPIASIMAANGGGSGVAVAVSSGSYTSSAASISPAVDEVCIVEQQQSKRTVATNTNANMQEIQMQIQLCVDQDSQTYLGANELDDELIKQLPKEVLLRVFSYLDVVSLCRCAQVCKYWNVLALDGSSWQKINLFDFQRDIEGPVIENISQRCGGFLKSLSLRGCQSVGDQSIKTLANHCHNIEHLDLSECKKITDISVTDISRYCSKLTAINLDSCSNITDNSLKYISDGCANLLEINVSWCNLVSENGVEALARGCVRLRKFSSKGCKQINDNAITCLAKYCPDLMVLNLHSCETISDASIRQLAASCHKLQKLCVSKCVELTDLSLMALSHHNQQLNTLEVSGCRNFTDIGFQALGRNCKYLERMDLEECSQITDLTLAHLAMGCPSLEKLTLSHCELITDDGIRHLTSGSCAAESLSVLELDNCPLITDRTLEHLVSCHNLQRIELFDCQLISRAAIRKLKNHLPNIKVHAYFAPVTPPAVTTGHRPRYCRCCEIL, encoded by the exons ATGTTTGCGCGCAGCGGAATTAGCGCATCGCCCAATGGCGGCAGCGGcgctggcggcggcggtggtcggggcagcagcagtgaaggcagtggcagcagcagcggtggaGGGGCTGCCGGTAGCATTGAACTGTTATGTCCACCCAGTGGGAGCAGCAGCAttagtggcagtggcagcttTAGCAGCAGCGGTGCCAGCACAACTGCAACTAACAGCACCAGCGTCAGTTTGAGTGTGCCGCCAACGTcgacgccagcagcagcagcggcagcggagAACAGCAGCGAGAGCAACAATAATGCGAATGCCAATCGTAATCTGAGCTTACAACtgtctaataataataacaatacgaacaacaataataacaacaacagtaaccacaacaacaatcattaTCACGGCGGCAGCACAAATCTAATCAGCGGCATCTGCAGCAGCATTTGGCGCACCGCAACCTTTGGCAGTGCTGCCCCCATTGCTAGCATAATGGCTGCCAACGGCGGCGGCAgtggcgtcgcagtcgcagtcagcAGCGGTAGTTACACGTCCAGCGCAGCCTCGATATCGCCAGCAGTCGACGAGGTATGCATtgttgagcagcagcagagcaagCGTACGGTGGCCACCAATACTAATGCAAACATGCaagaaattcaaatgcaaatccAACTTTGTGTGGATCAGGATTCt CAAACTTACCTAGGCGCCAACGAACTGGACGATGAGCTAATCAAACAACTGCCAAAGGAGGTGCTGCTGCGTGTTTTCTCCTACCTGGACGTTGTCTCGCTATGCCGCTGTGCTCAG GTGTGCAAATATTGGAACGTACTTGCCCTAGACGGTTCCAGCTggcaaaaaatcaatttattcgATTTTCAACGTGATATCGAG GGTCCGGTGATTGAGAATATATCGCAACGATGCGGCGGTTTTCTCAAGTCACTCTCGTTGCGTGGTTGCCAATCCGTCGGAGATCAGTCCATCAA AACTCTAGCGAATCACTGCCACAACATCGAGCACTTGGATCTGTCGGAGTGCAAAAAGATCACAGATATATCCGTCACAGACATCAGTCGCTATTGCAGTAAGCTGACCGCCATTAATCTGGACTCCTGCTCCAACATCACCGATAATAGCCTCAAATATATATCCGATGGCTGTGCG AATCTACTGGAGATAAACGTGTCGTGGTGCAATCTGGTCTCAGAGAATGGCGTCGAGGCGTTGGCACGTGGCTGTGTTCGGCTGCGCAAGTTCAGCAGCAAAGGTTGTAAACAGATTAACGACAATGCCATCACGTGCCTGGCGAAATACTGTCCCGATCTAATGGTGCTAAATCTACACAGCTGTGAG ACCATCAGCGATGCGTCAATAAGGCAGCTGGCTGCCAGTTGCCACAAGCTGCAAAAGCTGTGCGTGTCCAAGTGTGTGGAGCTAACTGATCTCTCGCTGATGGCGCTGTCGCACCACAACCAACAGCTCAACACACTGGAGGTGTCGGGCTGTCGCAATTTCACAGACATCGGCTTTCAGGCGCTGGGTCGCAACTGCAAGTATTTGGAGCGCATGGATCTCGAGGAGTGCAGCCAGATAACAGATCTAACGCTGGCACACTTGGCCATGGGTTGTCCCAGTCTCGAGAAATTG ACTTTGTCGCACTGCGAATTGATCACTGATGATGGCATTCGACACTTGACCTCGGGCAGCTGTGCGGCCGAAAGTCTGTCTGTGTTGGAACTGGACAATTGTCCACTGATCACGGATCGCACGCTGGAGCATTTAGTGTCGTGTCACAATCTGCAGCGGATCGAGCTATTTGACTGCCAGCTCATCTCACGCGCCGCCATACGCAAGCTAAAG AATCATTTACCAAATATCAAGGTGCACGCCTATTTTGCGCCCGTAACACCGCCAGCGGTGACGACTGGACATCGGCCCCGTTATTGTCGCTGCTGTGAGATTCTCTGA
- the LOC133839859 gene encoding tigger transposable element-derived protein 4-like produces MFVWGPTKPSSLRRNNRTNRILVYSEINVYVLFSLSSTVVQYTRKMSSKRKCFSVEKKMEIIQRLEAGERNVTLAKEYGVCHTTIATINKNKEKIKTLFNNNFLKTKRVRASTQDQVDKALLQWYIMQRSQGITLSGPQLQEKANFFAKQFQIEHFNCSASWISRFKVRHNIGGTISEESLSVQKSEWLTKVWPILRKDFNDEEIFSAAETGLFYKLTPDKTLQFKGEKCTEGKLSKERITVLVAANMSGNLKKPLLIIGKSMRPRCFQNVQYLPVDYYSNRQAWMTSTIFMNCVRHWDAELQTHKKKILLLVDNCPTHPQIGDLTNITLVFLPPNTTSVLQPMDQGIIRVIKSTFRKNLVLKIISNMDENKDENYPKITILDAILMINDAWQQLSPLTIANSFKHSGLAEEILDGPSSSFPNDIEIEDDIPLSVWAGALTNQLPIIKEELDEYDHIDNSLAICEEPFEERIVKNDDNDDSDDNVEDQNEDVPAPSVLEAFKAAEILNRFVHSNFNDESLTHSISLLNNAVRYCYYMSKTDY; encoded by the exons atgtttgtatggggaccaacGAAGCCATCGAGTTTGCGTCGCAATAACCGGACGAACCGGATTCTAGTATACAGCGAAATAAATGTGTACGTTTTATTCAGTTTAAGCTCGACAGTCGTGCAGTACACCCGCAAAATGTCTTCAAAACGAAAGTGCTTCtctgttgaaaaaaaaatggaaattattcAACGCTTGGAAGCCGGAGAGCGCAACGTTACTCTGGCAAAAGAATACGGCGTCTGTCATACAACAATTGccacaataaacaaaaataaagaaaaaattaaaacgttattcaataataatttcttaaagaCAAAACGCGTTAGAGCGTCGACTCAAGATCAAGTCGATAAAGCATTGTTACAGTGGTACATAATGCAACGCAGTCAAGGAATTACATTAAGTGGTCCACAGCTTCAGGAAAAAGCGAATTTTTTCgctaaacaatttcaaattgaacattttaattgttctGCAAGTTGGATAAGCCGCTTTAAGGTCAGGCATAATATCGGCGGTACAATCAGTGAAGAATCTTTGTCTGTACAAAAAAGCGAGTGGCTTACAAAGGTTTGGCCTATACTACGTAAGGATTTCAATGATGAGGAAATTTTTAGTGCCGCCGAAACTGGACTGTTCTACAAATTAACTCCAGACAAAACACTACAATTTAAAG gTGAAAAATGCACTGAAGGAAAGCTGTCCAAGGAAAGGATAACTGTTCTTGTTGCAGCCAATATGAGTGGTAATCTTAAAAAACCTTTATTGATTATTGGAAAATCAATGCGACCTAGATGCTTTCAAAATGTTCAGTATTTGCCTGTTGACTACTACAGTAATCGCCAGGCATGGATGacatctacaatttttatgaattgcGTACGGCATTGGGATGCTGAGCTTCAAACCCATAAAAAGAAGATATTGCTATTAGTTGATAATTGTCCAACCCATCCCCAAATTGGTGACCTAACGAATATCACTCTAGTTTTCCTTCCACCAAATACGACATCTGTATTACAACCAATGGATCAAGGCATAATTCGAGTGATTAAATCAACTTTTCGGAAAAATCTCGTACTTAAAATAATCAGCAATATGGATGAAAACAAAGATGAAAATTATCCGAAAATTACCATACTTGATGCCATTTTAATGATAAATGATGCATGGCAACAACTTTCGCCGTTGACAATTGCGAATAGTTTTAAGCATTCTGGACTTGCCGAAGAAATTTTAGATGGTCCCAGTAGCTCATTCCCAAATGATATTGAAATCGAAGATGACATTCCTCTATCGGTTTGGGCAGGAGCTCTAACAAATCAGCTACCGATTATAAAGGAAGAACTGGATGAATATGATCATATTGACAATAGTCTGGCGATTTGTGAGGAACCATTCGAAGAGAGAATTGTTAAAAACGATGACAACGATGACAGCGACGACAACGTCGAAGATCAAAATGAAGATGTGCCAGCACCTAGCGTTTTGGAGGCATTCAAGGCTGCAGAAATACTGAATAGATTTGTccattcaaattttaatgacGAGAGTTTAACGCACAGCATCTCTCTTTTAAATAATGCTGTGCGCTACTGTTATTATATGTCAAAAActgattattaa